The window CGAGGCGCCTTACCGACGCACACGTAGACGTGGAAGGTGCTGAAGCCTTCCGCTTGCTCCGCGATGTATGTATCCCAAAGCCGAATCACGCAGCGTAGCGGGAACTCTCTGAGAAGGCagccgagagcgacgccagaAACCTCGAGCTTCTTAATGTATGAAAACTGACTCAATTTTCGTTTAAATCGTAGGAAGCTCTTACGCAAATAATAAAAAACGCACGAGATTCAATAGATCAGCTTTCAAAAAGTAGCTGCCAACAGGCGACCCGCTAGAAGGCACCGGCAAGAGGATCCGTCACATTGCACGATCCCCGACACTGAACTCCAACTCCGCGGCTTCCAGCAAGCCTTGCGACCGGGCGTCCGCGAATCCCGCCAGACCGGGCGCGCCCTCAAACATCTAGAAGACGTGCTAGCTCAACAGGAACTTCGTTCAACAAGTACATGTCAAAATGAGCGGCCTCGCATCCGCACGGCAGCACACCCCGAGTTCTCTCGCCTAGATGAGAAACTTCAAAGGCTCCAGGGGCGTGGAAGTCCCGTATCTCACTCCTCCAGCGGTCACACACGACCTCAATTTTTTCCAAAGTAGGTGCTGGGAGTCCCCGGCCTGAGCTCTGCGGCCGAGGAGGTGGAGCACGAACCTCATGAGGAGACAGTTCATCCAGCGAAATGACATTTGCAAAAAGTCGACGCCCTGCGAAGTCAAGTGCTGAAACAGCGGCTCTgcaggcagcaggcgcacacgcgaaAAGATCAAAAACTACAAGCAGGGCTCCTGCATGTGGCCACGGCACTACGAACCAGCCGCAGCACACCAAAGACCAAAAAGCTCACCCAAGATTGACGACGTATTCTTCTCCACACGCTgatacatatgtatgcatatacatacatatacagaGAGAGATGCGAAACTGGGGCTTTATGATAGCCACGGAGAAGGACACCCATTCACTTCGTTGTAGAAAGGCGGCAAAACTACATGCCTTAGAGCACGGGGACGCGTGCTCACGTTCCCGCAGAGCCTCCTACACGATCCACACTGAATGCCTAGAGCGTCCATGCCTGCAGAAGGCTGTGTGGAGATATGCGCACGCAGGGCTACGCGGATGCGCAGAGATTCGCGAAATTGGGTGGTTCTACGACTACAGACCGACACGTCCACGCCCCATATGCAGTCGCAGACACGCGTGCGCAAAAAAGGATGGCAAGAGGAATTTTTAGCGCTTCCACGGAGGCGACCTACCGTCGACCCGCCGCACAATGTCTGCAAGCTTCAGCACCGAGCGCTGGATACCAGGCTGGCCAAAGGTGAAGTGGTCCTGCAATCGAAAAAATGAGAAAATAACGCAAGTCGGATCTACGTCACAGAGACGTGTTCTCCGGCACACATCGAAGTctcgtgcgcgccgcgcctcaccGTCATCAACGCGACGAAACTGCGCACCACTCCACATGCACGTCTAGGCTGAGACACTGCCACTGTGCCGAAACTAACATGCAAATATGCATGTAGATGtaaatacatacatgtgCGTTAGTCTTCACGCACGTATGGGCTTTCTGTTGACTTGGCGTGAGCGTGAGAATCacccctcggcgtcgctttcAAAGTTGACGCCGACTGCAAGACGCGCAGCGTCCACGCGCGACAATTCTACTGCAGCCACGTGCTAacatatgtacatgtatatatatgaatgcaAACACATATGGCTGCCTCTGTGACCTATGCATGTATCTCTctctacatacatacatggaACCACACACGGCCACTGAATGGGAGAGAGACATACAGACTGCTGTAGACATTTGAAACCGAATGCATGGCTCTCGATCGAGAGAACACGGATTTCTTTCACTGCCCCGCAGCGCCGGGAAAGATGTTTCAAACCAGTTAACTGAGGATTCTGAGGCAAGGAACAAAGGCATACCTGAATGTGCGCGAGAAGCTTTGAGAGACACCAGAAAGAGTCCGCCTCCACTTCGTCCAAGATCTCGGCTGGAATCTGGACAGCACGAAAACTCGCAGTTCCACGGCCGGTCAAAGCAACAAAAAAAGTTGCAGAACTCGACAGAGATTCACACGGAcacgctcgcggaggcccgcgTATGCACACAATCAATTGCAGCTATACAGATGTATACACATTTATGCGTATATATAAGTAATCGTACGCGAGTCTCAGACCCTCGCGGTAGGGGCGCTCGAAGCTCCCACCTCGATGCATGCATGAGACACAGGCATACACAAATATACACAGATGCATGCGATGATTGCTGAAACGGAAAATGTACACAGTacgcgcatatatatatatatatatatatatatatatatatatatatatatatatatatatgacaACTATATCTGGGCGTGTGTaaagggagagaaaaagcaTCACTCCGGAGGCCAGTTTTCCGATGCATTCGGAGCACACAATGCATCTATGTGAGCCGTCTTCCGTCTTTGCTTGGCGCAGACATCCGTCTGTGCGAGGCGCACGTATCTGCTGTCTATCTGCTCACGCGAAAGCAAGCGGCCTAACCCCAATACATGACACGTACGAAATATATACGCCCAGCGCGCCCACACATGACACTAAAAAATATGTTTACACATTAGCACGCTAACAAGATACAAATATGCAGATAGACATTCGTGCATGGCAGAGCTGTGCGTGCTGCTTCGAATTTGCCCCGCCCTGAGCACGCGCAGGTATGAGAGAACGACGAGTGCAGACCCCCGAATCAACCCGAAGAGGTAcagcagcgcggctgcgacggcctTACGTGATCGATTGAGACTGTCTCTGGATCGCGGCCTGACACAACAAACAGTGGAAGCGGCTGTCGCAGGTGATGCGTACATACCCTGAGGCGCTGGTACGCAGGCGCAAAGAAAAAAGCGAATAGTCACACGGGAACGACAAGGCAGCGCAACGGAGCCCAAAGTGTGCGATTCGCGCTTCACGAAATTCCAACTTAGGAAAGTGGAGCCGTCGTTCTCTACGTGATCCCCAGCAGAGAATACTGAATTCACTCCATCGACCCTGTGCCGAGCTGCATGCGGACGGAGTTGAGCGTGCATGCTCACTTCACAAAAAAAaggaatatatatatatatatatatatatatatatatatatatatattagggtttagggtttaggtatatatatatatatatatggatagaTAGAAAGATAAAtagatacatgcatgcagaagCGTTCATAGCCATGCACGCCAGGTGTGCGCAGACATCGTCTCGAGACGCAGGTTTTTGCGTTTCGCGGAATTTTCGAATCGTTTTCTTAGCgagtgcatgcatacatacgaCTCTGCTCGCCTGACTGAGCTGCGAGatccgcggtcgcgcggtATGAGGCACTTCTTGCGCCCTCTGGCATACCTATACTACTTTCcaagaaaacagagagaaaaggcgtGATCAGGTCGTTGATGCCCTGCAAGACGCGACCGAGGGCGAAGCCACGCGCAAcaccgcagagagagaaagtcgtgagaaaagagagcgaggcaaaaagagagaaaacatGGGGCGAGGAACAAGTGGATGGACACGGAAGCAGCACGAAGAACACGCGGAGGATGACTTCGCAGGGGACAGGGGGACACCacaggcagcgagaggctgaagaagaagctggTAGAAGCAAtaaaggcggcggaggagacagagacgtcGAGCGAGCGACTAaaggcgcgagaaggagggagTCGAGCTCATGTTGAGTCAAGAGCTGGTTGAGGAGCGGGGCCGCATCGCCGGTCGAGGCCCCAGAAAAAAGCAGCCGCAGGAAGCAGCGAACTGTGGAAAACGAGGAGAAATGAGACTCACCTGAACGTAGCCGCTCGCCGGATTTTTAACAGCCCACAGGAAAAGGGCTCGCTccatgcagctgcagacacaGAAACAGCACTTTTGGTGCACGAGTCTTCGATGCCGGAAGACACCGAAGCAAGCGGCGCGTGCCCTGAGCTCCGTGGCGCCGCACGACACCTGCTTCGTCCTTCCCTCAGGGACAGAGAAACCCACGCCCTGGCGAGGTAGACTGAACAAACACGGAAAACTTCGCAAAGGACCTCCGGCACCTGTCAGCTTCACTGCACGGcgacaaagagagagagaacgaaagACAGAAAGGAAGGCAGACCACCACGGGAGTAGCAGAAGTTCGTGCCATGTCGGAAGGTTTGCACAGCTCCGCGTCGCAGCATCCCAGCAGCGACGCTCGACGGCGTATCTGGAAGGAAAGGCACGCGCGGGTTTTTGGCCAAAATGCTGTGACTTctccggaggcggcggccggaaGGCGAATTCGAGGGGCAGCCACCCGCGCGTCTGAACATCGAGAAGACAAATCTCACCTCTGAATGCGCGCGTGGCTGAAGAAACGCAGACCGGAGTGCGTGCGAGGCAGGTCGACTCGGAGCTGCCGGATGAGCTTGCCTTCGTCGCTCGAGAGCGTCTTTTTCTGGTAGTAGTGCTGAGCAAGGCAGTGCGCAACAAGAACTCGCCCTCTGCTTCAAACGCGGCACGAATCGAACCCGCAGACGTCGCTTCCTACCCTCGCCAGGCAATCGCAGGCGCATCTACACCCGACCCGcacggagagagacaccgcTAGCCGCGCGCaatccgcctcgccgcactGCGTGGGAGATCCCACGAAGCACGCACACATTCTCGAGACCTGCACCTCTCGCTTAGCATTTCTCCACAGACGACTGAGTGAGTgaatatgtatgcatgtgcacGTGGAGGTACATGCATACCGACCAGCCTGCGCCTgggccagcggcgcggcgcacgtgGACGGATACGTCAGCGCACGTCGTACCTCGAGAAGCTCCTTATATTCGCTTCGTTTCTTCGCGAGGACTGCGCACACACACCAGTTCGGCAAGTCGACTTCAGCACGTCACTGTTTGACAGCGTGACGCAGCCGGACTCGATCCAGCAGGGGCGATGATCCGACAGCGAAAGAAAACGGCGCGTAGGCGCAGCTGAGGTGCCCAGCCGGCAGGCGAGAAGTGCCTCCCTCCGTGTACGCATATTCTTCCATCTaaagacgcgcgcaggcagaagTCATCGCGCATATGTGCCGCCTCGAAAGACGTGAGAACTCCGCCACAGCAGACGGAGAGCGGAAGCAGCCACAAGGCTACACACGCGCGAAGGGCGGGCGACCCTCTCACCACGGCCCTCGATGCACCCGGGCTTCCTGGAAGCAGCCAATGCTCGAAAGGcatgccccccccccccctccctccccgcccctccccctgGCGATAGACGGGCTATGAGAACTCTGCGACTGACGCGCCCTTCGTTCGAGCGAGACCTACCGTGTGGGACGCGCTCGCGAGAAACCGGAAGATACCcctgagagacgcgcgcacacacagccgagacgcagcagagctAATGCAGAGGAgccacgcgtcgccgcatgtagcttcgcgcgcccgtcagcgacagaggagagtTCTGCTCACAGACGAGCGCCGAAACGTGCCAGTGCAGGGACGCGAGTCCTCTAGACGACGGCGCCCCCCTCTGCACGAGCCAGGCGCGACTCCggtccgcgcgcgaggaaaggACTTACGAGGAGAAGCCGCCATGAGTCGCTCCGAATCCACGGCGCGCAGCACGTGGGCACGCCGCTCcacagcagctgcttcaACTCATCTGGAGAacaagaggagaaaaagaggagaaaatAGGGAAAAGAAAGGAAACATGAAAAAAAGGCCCTCAACGGTGGCAGGCGACCAACAGACTTGCGGCACACCTCCAGAAATAAAAAGCACTctaaaaccctaaaaaaaACCAGAGATTTCTTTCGGAAGCAGGCAACTCTAacctgcgcgtgtgtgcagcgacccgtgcctcgcgcctcgacaGACACCCCCGCCATATTTCCCATTCCCCCCTTCTCCCCCCCCGTCTGGAAACAAAGCGCTGTGAGGCACAACCGCGAGATCCGATCGACTCACTAAGATCCACGTTCGGTCTGCCGAGGAGAGCCCTGAACCGCTCGGCGCGGACTGTGAGCTTGGCTGAGGGCTCCACGCCTCCacagctgcctgcgcgcggcgccacctgaggctgctggcgctctccgcgccgttcACCTCCGTTGAGAGGCCGGTTCGCCGGCTCcacaccgccgccgcccgaggaagcggcgctcGAAAACGCActcgcagaggaagaagagtcGTCGGGGGAAGGCGCtgagcctgcagaggcggaggataACATCGTCGCGGCTTTCCTCAGGGAAAAGccggcgcgcatgcgtgcggcatcaagaagaagagaccCCGAGCGAACCGCGGAAGAACCCTCGAGGCACCCGAGGCAGATGCGCCctggaaaagaaaaaaagggcCTACTTAGCGGAAGGGctccagcgcgagacgcggacaGGCagggggcgagcggcgcgcgtgtgcggccGGGGAGTTCGAGAGTAGCAACCccgaagagacgaagagTGAAGACTCGGAGAAAgaacgacgccgaggcgaaggaccCCTCGCAACGTCCAGCAGACCCAATCGGAGAAAAGACAAGACAGGGGAACACCCCcagacgcgaagcagaaTGGACAAGCAGCCGAAGAGAGACGGGACAGCAGACTCCCAGGAGGCcgaacgacggcgaagcgaggcgagcacAGCGAGGAGTCCCCAACAGAGAGCGACTGGGCGCAGCTCCGAACGAAGAGCTGAGAATTGCGTGtaaaggagagagacagcgagtcCAGAGAGAACGACGAGCCAAGCGAAACTTCAAAAGCGCCGGCAACTGCGGACCGAAGACGGGAGCAGAGAAACGAAGACAAGCGATACGGAGAAAAGGCGAGACCCTAGAGAGGCTGTCAACGCGGATGCGTTGAGGAGATGCACAGTTAAACAGGATACGAGAGAGATAAATCAGGCCCTGATACATTCGACAGCGAAAAATCTGTATCTGCCCCCaagagaggacgacggaAATCGAAGAGAACTTGGCCCCGTCGAGCCGGCGAAGCGacagacggccgcggcgccgaacaAGAAACGGCGTAGGTATgcacagaagagaaagagagagcggcgcccgATATGCCGGGAACAAGCACGTGGCCTGTGGCGACGTTGGGCTGAGGACTCTCGAGCGCAATGGGGATGCCAAGAGTTCCTGCGACCCAGCGACACTtcccctccttcgccgcgcccttccCTTCCTCCTGATTCTCCTTTCACGTGTCCCCCAGCGTTCGCTCTCCGCCTGTCGTCCTCTGCATCCTTTCCCAGTGTTGTCCTTCGACGTCgtcttcccttctcgcctgcgcgaatgaggagccggcgcgcccgacaGGCCGCGGGGCGGCTGAGTGGAACGCGAAGTTGCACTGCGAAGGCCTCGACTGCGCAGCCCCTTCCGTCGGGTTCCTTAGCGGAatgaggcagcggcggggaagggggaggaaggaggaaaaaGGGTGACCGCGACCTCGAAAAAGAAACACCGAAAAACAGACGGGGAGTAGAAGACAAGCCTCACCAGGcagccgagcgccgcgcaccACGCGACGGGCGACGTAGGAACGAAAAAGGGCAACAGAGCTTCCAAGCAAGACCTATGAACTGTCTCACAGAAGTCAGCCGAGCACATTCGGACGCGTTTCTGAAGAACACATGGACGAAAAGGAGACTTTTGCGCGGAatggcgccgctgcacacCTAAGACaagcgcgctcgcgccttcatcagccttcctcgacgagctgaggcgcgcctgaagcggcgacaagagagacagagaccaACAGAGATCGCGGGAcggaaagaagaaaggccCTGCGATGGTGATTGACTGGAAACAATGCGAAGCaacgcgcgcttctcgcgagagtgagccgcgcgcgaaagcTTTCTCATAAAAACGGTGACGGGAGACTTGAGCGgcaaggagagagacgaaaagAAGACCAGGCAGAAGTCCTGCAGAGCCCCTTCGTGATCTAATCGAGTGATTTTTGTTGAGGAAACAAGCAAaatctctcctctccgtcacTCGCAGAGTCGATAAGCGATCTCGAGGGGCTTTTTGGCTCCAAAGAAGCATGCACGTGCGACGAAgggtctcctcgcgcgagtCTATTGACGAAGCGTGGAGGCCTACCTTGCGCGCAAGCGCACTTCCCCTTCATCGACTCACATGATTCCAACTGCGTCTCCTTTCCGCCTCCCTTCTCCTCACCGCCTCAGGTACAGCCGGAAACgttcgcgcgagagacacagGCCGCCGCAAAGCAGGTAAACGACAGGTACGCATTCTTCAGAGCTCCTGGGCGTGTTCTGCCgatctctgcgcctccattTCTTCATCTCTGTTTCCCTCTTTTCTTCCATTTCTTCATCTCACTTCCGGTTGCACCCCTGTCCAGACCAGCCGCTCTCAGACCTGCCGGGAGAGCAGCTTTCTCAGCCGCCGAGGGGACTCCACGCAATCGCGTCCCATCTCAGCGCAGACAGGCTCCTAAAGCTTGTTAACTAGCCCACAAGAGGGTGGATCATTCCTCTACGTGGAATCGCGCAGGGCGCATCTCTGCGACGCACTGTATtgctacatatatatatatatatatatatatggatgtgAAGGAACAGCTCAGATACTACAACTCCTGCACACTTTCTGGCTTCTTAGCCTCGCTGACGGAGGGGCAGGAGGCCCCTCTTTCAGAAAGACCTTCTCAGGTCGAAGCGTCGGGAGAAGCTGAAGTCACGAAAGCCTGTAGCTTCCCCTCTAGGCTTGAACGAGAAGTccagcgaagcgcgagaacCCGATTTGTCTCTTCCCACAGACCCTCACCGCAGGCATATGTAGATTCCCAACTATATGTATAatcacacatatatatgaatacgTGTATATTTAAATCCGTTTATAAATAGAGACATCTTTGCACGTGCGCATCTATGATAGGGTGCCTTCCCCGGTTGCGGCCGGCTCACGGCCTCGTAACTAAAAGGGCCAGGCTGGGGTCTCAGGTTGCAAAGCGGCACAGGCGCGTTGCGGTTTTCTCTCGTTTCGCTTCAAAACTCGTTTTGAAGGCGCGCGACATCCAACTTGGTGTCGGGTGTCTGTGCTTCCTCACTGAGTTGACGCGTAGCGCGACAGGCGAATCTCGAGAGCCACAGAAAGCACAGTTGCGACATTCGTTCGTGCTGCTCCTCTGCGGATGCCTCGGGGTCGGGTTCACCAACGCAGAGAGCAAAAAAAAGGTTCCGTCTTTCTCCCTCGCAGCGCTACGCGTGCCTGTACAGCGCGCCGTGTTCACAAGAAGCGTTCGTGGAGTGCCCTGCTCCTTTTTTCGGTGGACGCTCTtggaagagagaaagacatcTGCACACCCGCGACGCCCTGCTTGCGTCCTATGCGCAGCTACACAACTCCCTATTCCCTGCCAGACGGCCAAAGACCGGGTTCTCGATGCGCGGGCCtctcagcgccgcgctgaagctactctctgtctctctctctctcaggtGCGGCGCTCAGAGCCGCAAGTCGGGAGGAATTCCGTGGCTCCGCCGGTAGTTTTGACAACGTATAGCGCACcgttttctgcctcttcggccCCGTCCGCCCAGGCCACGAGTTTCCGCGCGATGTCGTCGCACTTTGTCCACTTATTCTCTCTAGTGGCCTCGGCGACGCTCGGCATGGCGGCGCGGTTCGCGGCGGTGTCGAGGATCGCGGGGAGCACCCCAACGACGCGGTAGTGCAGCGACGgactctgcggcgcgagcccgTCGCCCCCccgggcctctgcggcgacgcccgtAGCGGCTAGCGACTGCACGAGgtggtgtacgtacaccttGGAGCAGCCGTAGGCGAGCatcgtcggcgtcggcctcgcgccccccgcgccctggacggctgcagccgcgccggtcaagacgacgaggggcgcctcgcgggcggcggtcgcgctgcggctgcgaaacaggacggaggcggcgtgcgcgcagaggagcgccGGCAGGCAGTTCGCTTCAAGCATCTGCTCAGCCTCACTCAGAAAGTTCTCCGAATGAAccgagctgcaggcgaagccgccgctgcagcagatcGCCGCGTGCAGAGGGGGGCCTGTGGAGAgcagaggctgaggcgaccGCAGACACGAAGCAGACCATGCAGAGCGACGCATCCAGACACGGAGAGAGGGCCGCCACCCGCGCGGTCGCTCAAGGCGGGAGAAAAACACGCACGAATCGCAGGGAACGGAAAGAGACAGAGTCTATTCTGCTACCAGAAGGCAGCAGCAAGCTGGCCCCTAGGCCTCCCGGTCCGACGTGCTGATGCTGCAGAAGGACGCCCGTCATATTCCCACAGACATCTCAACATGTGAACATACAAAATCTGCGCATATAAAGGTACACAACCTCTCTTATATACACAGACTTACGAACACATGGGATACAGCTGTTTGAAAGCGCCCGCTGGGCAAAAGCGGGGCTCTTCGTCgcgcacacacatacacactcGAGTACAGATGCATCTAAatccgtatatatatacatatatatactgtATTTATACAGAGGGTAGAGGGGTGCCTAACTGTGGATACAGAGCCGGAGCGGCAGGCTCAGACCCACAGAAGCGTGGATCGCTCCGACGAGTCCGCCATCACAtatgcgcgcgcgccgccaaaGCAGAATTCTCACCTGAAGTTGTCTGGCGATTTCTTCGCCCTGCTCTTTCAGACTCATCTGTGGAAATGGCTGGACTTCGATCCTTGCgtgcggggggaggggcgacgCCCACTTTGAGGGATAACGGTTTCCTCCGTTTTGCTTGCTCGAGGGCCCCGACGTGCTGCAGCCAATGACTCTCCATCTggctgcagcgaaggcgtcggcgacggcgccgccgagggcgccggtGCTGCCAAAGAGCAAAACAGTTCTGCGGCAAGGAGCGCTCATTGAGGAGAAAACAGCCGTCGAATTGGAGACGTGCGAGCGACAGAGGTCCCCTGCGCGGCCTGAGACCTTTCCAGCGCGTACAAACTGCCACAagtcgcgaaggaggcgcagggtGCACACAATGTCTGCGATTTCGGCCGACACCTGCGCAGAAAAGCGCCCGGCACCCACGAGCAGGCGCGATGgcgtgtacgtacacctaGAGGCACTCctggcggagagagaaaggtGTGTGTTGAGTGCGGAAAGATGCAGAAAAGATGCGGAGACGAAAGACAACTCTTGGAGGGGACGCAGACCGCCAGGGAAGATGGACGCAATGTGCGAAACTGGAGGGCCGTCTCACGCGTCTTGAGCGGTGTTCGGCTTTTTTACCCCCAGTGAGTCTGAAACGACGCGGCTGCTCACCTCAGTTCCAAACAAGAGAAAGCGCAAAAAAGGTTTAGGGTGCGTACTGCGGTTGAAGTCTCGAGCTGTCTCGAAATACGAGTGCGTGTAACTCGCCGGACTCGCTGCCATGTCTCCTGACTTGAGCCATAGCCGTTTAGTAGGCGCAAAGTTGCGCATGccttc is drawn from Besnoitia besnoiti strain Bb-Ger1 chromosome VI, whole genome shotgun sequence and contains these coding sequences:
- a CDS encoding hypothetical protein (encoded by transcript BESB_068850) codes for the protein MAASPASYTHSYFETARDFNRSTHPKPFLRFLLFGTEVSAEIADIVCTLRLLRDLWQFVRAGKVSGRAGDLCRSHVSNSTAVFSSMSAPCRRTVLLFGSTGALGGAVADAFAAARWRVIGCSTSGPSSKQNGGNRYPSKWASPLPPHARIEVQPFPQMSLKEQGEEIARQLQPLLSTGPPLHAAICCSGGFACSSVHSENFLSEAEQMLEANCLPALLCAHAASVLFRSRSATAAREAPLVVLTGAAAAVQGAGGARPTPTMLAYGCSKVYVHHLVQSLAATGVAAEARGGDGLAPQSPSLHYRVVGVLPAILDTAANRAAMPSVAEATRENKWTKCDDIARKLVAWADGAEEAENGALYVVKTTGGATEFLPTCGSERRT
- a CDS encoding TBC domain containing protein (encoded by transcript BESB_068840), which produces MRAGFSLRKAATMLSSASAGSAPSPDDSSSSASAFSSAASSGGGGVEPANRPLNGGERRGERQQPQVAPRAGSCGGVEPSAKLTVRAERFRALLGRPNVDLNELKQLLWSGVPTCCAPWIRSDSWRLLLGYLPVSRERVPHVLAKKRSEYKELLEHYYQKKTLSSDEGKLIRQLRVDLPRTHSGLRFFSHARIQSCMERALFLWAVKNPASGYVQGINDLITPFLSVFLESSIGRDPETVSIDHIPAEILDEVEADSFWCLSKLLAHIQDHFTFGQPGIQRSVLKLADIVRRVDEPLFQHLTSQGVDFLQMSFRWMNCLLMREFPLRCVIRLWDTYIAEQAEGFSTFHVYVCVVFLVFWSSRLKEMNFQQLMIFIQNFPTAEWTEQEIETLLAEA